The Triticum aestivum cultivar Chinese Spring chromosome 6D, IWGSC CS RefSeq v2.1, whole genome shotgun sequence genomic sequence TTTGTCTACTAGGTTGTGTCCCAGGAGTACCCTTGCGTGCTTGGAGTTCCTCTATTGTTATGCTTTCGCTTTCACTTAGTTCTATTATTTTGATCAAGGTCTGTTACGTATAAATAATATACATAGGTGCTACACTATATGTGCAATTCACAACTGCATACCTCACTATGTTGTAATAATCATTTTGGGCTGGCGCACCTAAAAACAAATTAAGTGAATTGGTGTGTTATAAGGAGGCATCAGGTGGAGTGAAATATGTAGTGGAGGATGGGATCATGAGGTGGTGGCGCGGTGAAAAGGGGAGGAAAAGATAGGTAGAAGATAAGAGAACGGCCCTACATGTCGGGTAGGGAGGAGTTGTAGCTCTGGTAGCCCATGATAAACTATTGATCTCCAGACATGTATGACCTGAGCGAAGAGGATGGGAAGCGCACACAGAATTCTAAGGATACCCCTCCTCGAGATGCCAAACCACGGCTGCTCTCTCGCTCACACACCACACTAGAAAGATGACCCGAATGTCTCTCTGACTTTGTAGGTCTAGGAAAAAACAAAGAGGGACCACATACATCAAGAGATGGTAGAGAAAAACGCAAGTAAAACGAAGAAACAATGGGCAGCACCGAACAAGCACGATCGAAAGGAGGACCGGATCGATGGAAATGCAAATGCAAAGGGCCCAAGAAATCGCTCATAAGCGGTACCTGTTATGAAGATCGAGATACATGTACATTTCATTTAGAATTTTTTGTGTGTAAAATTAACTTATTTTCAAGAAAAAGAAGGCTACATGTAGCCCGTGTATTAGAGCCCTAAACTTAAATTCCTTATAATATAAACCCTCAAACGACCCTTATACCTTTACTTTTCAGTTTTGCTTTGCTAAAAGGAGCGGTTCCTAGCCGAACCCCTAAACTTAAACCCTCAAAAGAACTAGACCCCACATGGAAGCCTTTCTCCctattcttctttcttcttcctttcaaGCAGCCAACTACGATTTTTCGGCACTAGATGATTTCAATGAGCTAGCTAGTGCCTACGATAGATGCTCCGCAAAAGTAATTTGATAGTCTCACTGCGCGCGACTTAAGTGTACGACGAAGTAGTTAAAATTTGTCCTCCATGGGCCATGGCTCGGGCGCTTCATCGTATAAATCAGTTCATCCTCTCCCCTTCTCCTAGTGGAGCGATGGCATTGTCCGCAACACAAGGATTCATCGAAAATTGCAATGGCGACCGACGAGCACTCTTCATGTATGTTTCGTCCTTTACATTGATTTTTTCCTCCCCGTAGGTGTCCTACGCGTGTGTGGCAGCTTTGCTAGTGGCCGGACAATTGGAGGAGCGCCGCTGGGCTAGGGATGACTAGGGGGAGCATCGTCGTGGCCGGAGACAGCGAAAaagacaaaaaaacaaagaaaaaaagaaaaaaaggtcgTTGATTCTCACGGAATTTGGAGTCGGATGACGACGGGGTTGCGGGGTGTCGACCGGCATGCGGGGTGGTTGCCCGAGGCAAGGAACACAATGTAGTGTGGCGCCGACGGGCAAACGGGGTAGAGGGTCAACGCAAGGGAAAGGTCAAAATTATCATGAGAAGTGGCCTCGAAGGAGTAAATATAAGCGGCATCCACTACGATGAGTATTTTTTTTCTAGAAACCGACTAGATTCAGTTTAACCCCTCAAAATAAATCTTTTAACCAATTTCTAGGGATCGGCCAGAAATGCACATTGAATCGTTTTTCAGCGTCCAAGCCCAAAAAAACCTCAACAAAGCCCACGGAACGCGGCCGAACAGGACAGCCAGTCCGCCGCCCATGTTGCGCACGGCGATccccgcggcggcgcggcggcgcatcTCCTTTGCCCCGGCAAGATTCGCGCACGAGCTTGCGCAGGCGCAGGCGCAGGTCCAGTCGGCCGTCCCTGGACGGGACGGCCTTGAGCCGTCGTGGGTCCCGCTGTACAGGAGGATCTCGAAGCTGTCCCATGGCAGGCAGCCGGGAATGGCGGCGGCGGAGATGACCAAATATCTCCGCGAGAGGCGCCCGCTCTCGGAGTACCAGATCGTCGCCTACATCCGGAAGCTCCGCAAGTTCAAGCGTCACGCGTGCGCGCTCGAGGTGAACCAcccacccacacccacacacacccaTCACCCGCGCGAAATGGTGGCCTGATTTGGATCAGGGTGTGTTTGCGCCTTCATTTTGTTGTTCAATCTTGGTACATTTGACAGAAGTATTTGTGCTGAAAGTAGCGGGCTTGAAGTTTGGTTCGGGATAAGCGAGGAAATGGAATGGAtttactagggttgctctattcTGCATTCTCTTTGTGGATAATTTTGATTTAAGGTCACACTATTGGAAATGCACGGTGCAAAACTGAATGTTTCTTTTAAGACTGAAGAATAGGACAGGGTCAACTGATTGTGTTGGCAATCACCACAATGGTAATTTGATGTCTGATGCTAACTGAAACTGGGTGCCATACTGCACATTGCTGCAGTTTCAGAGGTCCACATTATAGGTAGGAAGGGAGTTGTGTATCTTAAACTAACAGTAATTGCAAAAGCAATCGATATACCGTGGTGCTGCTTGTGCTGCCTGGGAACTTTGAAGAGATGCTGCAGCTTCCTTTTCTTTCTAAATATTTATAGATCCAATAGTTTTGACTTTGCATTGTGTGATAGCGTCATAGGGAATTGCTTGAAGATGATGATTGTGTATAAGATGTTTTTAGCCTCAGACTCAGTGTATTGAGGTAAATTTTACTGAATTTTCTTAACAAATAAACATTAAAAAAAGTTTGACTTAAATGACCGCAGTGAGTCAGTAACTTTAAGTTCCATTACTAACACATTAAATGCATTGGTTGAGATATGAGGTCATGCGCGTTGATGCCTATCTAGCTTCTAAGGTTGAACAGTTGAGGTAGTTCAATTagaacaatgaatggtgtgctcaGGTTTATTGTTTCCAGCAGAGAATTACCTGAAACATTTTGATGGGTGATTGTTTCGAACAAACATCTCTTTCATTGTGCTGTACAAATAAGTAAATAACCACTGATCAAACATATAGTCTGAGATTTGAAAAATGAGGTCTACCATGAAAACTATTGATCGTTAAAACTGGTCTTAAACAGAGTTAATTTCCAATTTCCTGGAGTTAATCTGTCATTGGTAGCTTGTCCATAACACACACTACTGCTGAGCCGGGTATCTTGATTCTCACACATAAATAGGCAAAAACCAGGAGAAAATATGCTCTAGAGGGAAGGAAAGCAAGACTTCACAATAGAAAATGAAGGTTCAAGTTCTAACAGTAGAAGGTTCAAACTGTGATGCCATTAATGCATCTCTTCTAAGGACCTTTTTTATGTTCACCTATAATATTATGGTACCAAGAGTTCATGCTGTTCTGGTGCAACCTCTTTCTGAGCAAAGTATCTTTTTTATGTTCACTGTATAATATTTGGCTCTGTTGTTTTGTACCCAGTTGATGGATTGGATGGAAGCTCGTGGAGCAAAGTTGACGCATGGGCATCAAGCGCTGCGGCTTGACCTTGTTTCAAAAGTTCACGGGATACAGGCAGCTGAAGAATATTTCTGGAGCCTTCCAGATATATTGAAGTCAAGGAAAGCTTATTCAAGTTTGCTTAACTGCTATGGTGAACACGGGATGGCATTTAAAGGTCTGAAATTCTATGAGAAGATGAAAGCCAAGAACATTGTTCCAAATACACTGGTGTACAACAGCCTGATGGTTTTGTACAAAAAGGCGGGCCAGCCAGAGAAAATCCCCTCCACATTTGAAGAAATGCGAGAAAGCGGTATAACTGCTAACAGTTTTACATACTTCTCATTGGTAGAAAGCTATGTTACAATGAATGACCTGGAGGCTGCGGAGAAAGTCCTGGAAGAATTGCAGAAGGTGGCTCCAGTTCACTGGTCCCTATATACTCTAATGGCAAACAGTTACATTAAACTAGAGCTGTGTGGAAAGGCAGAAGTTGCCCTAAAGAAAGCCGAGGAAGTTATGAACAAAGATGAATTATCCTCATGGTATTTCCTCCTCTCCATCTATGCCCGCTGTGGAAATGCAACCGAGGTTAAGAGGATCTGGGAGTCTTTGAAGTCCACATTCAAGAAATGTTTGAACAGAAGCTATCTTGTGATGCTTCAAGCTCTGAGTACTAATGATGACTTTGAGTCTTTACAGCAAATCTTTCAGGAGTGGGAATCGAGTCATGAACAATATGACATGAGGATAACAAATGTTATGATCAAAGCTTACCTTGATAAGGGTATGATAGACGAAGCTGAGGCTATCCGTCAGAGGGCCATGGCTAAGGGTCGTTGTGATGACAGGACGATTTACATATTTGCCGAATTCTATTTGGAAAAATCTAATGTTACCGTGGCACTGGAGATCTTGAGAGATGCAAAGAAGATGGTGACGGCACACAAATGGGTGCCATCCAAAAAGCTTACAAGCAGATTTCTGAAGCACTATGAAGAGTCAAAGGATGTTGACCGTGTGGAGTCTTTCTGTGAGTGCCTGAGGAAGCTCGAATGCCTTGATGCAGAAGCTTATGAGGGCATGATGCGGACCTATATAGCTGCAGGTAAAACCAACCCATCCATTGCTCAGCGCATCGAAGATGATGGGATTCACGTTGGACCTGAGACTACGAAATTGCTGGAGCGTGTCTCCGGCAATTGAAACTGAGAAGGAAAGAAACTTTGTAAGAACTCGAGGCCGCCGTAGAATTTTTCTTCATTATAGATCAGAATTATGACTTGTCGAAGATGTCGTTATCTCGTGAAAAGCTTGCTTTTACCGGATTTCTGTACATGAATCGCAAGGTCTTTTGGCATTTTGCATTTGATGCTCTGCTAGCCCCCCGACTAATGTGTAGCATCTACCTGAGCTGCTAATACGATGGAGATATTTCTAAAATACAATTATTTTCATGTTACTCATGTTGTCGACCAGTTGATTGCAGTACCCAGGTATTCTCTAATGTTTAATGTTGCCGACCATTCGTGAAGAGGCGCAAGGAAGCCGCGAGTGATTTCTGATATATTATTTGTTTGCACCAGGTAGTGTTCTTTTTACAGAAACTGGCTCACATTATTAATCAACCATTTGGGGTAGAATGCAATGTCAGGCGAATGTAAGAGCTAGACTTTGGCAGTTTTTCTGTATTTGAAAGCTTGCCAACAAGACTCAAAGGCCTAGATAATATAATCACGCGGTGGTTGTTTGTCAATCAGGAATAAGTATCAGCATCAGACTCGTATAAGCTGCAGTTGGAATTGTAATTTTTTTATCCCTAGTGACGGCGGTTCATGGATAAAGAGACTAAGAGATGTGCTCCCTGTTATGAGCCTACAACTGTAAATAATTTCCATGCAACTCTGCAAATTCAGAAATAAGTTTTGTACTTGATGCTTACAACTTGTATTTGAGAAAAAAataacactccctccatcccataatataagagcgtttttgcgCGTCGAGTTATGCATCCAAATCAATTTGTGATGCGATTTCCACATCGTGAACTAGATCGTTGATGTTATGTTATACTGGTGGCTATTGTGAAGAGAGAGATACATGTACATCTCCCTTAGAATTTTTTTTGGTGTGTAAACTTAatgttttctgattttttttcaagaAAAGACAGGGCATGAAatcgttttttcttttcttttttgcagcCAAGCCCCCAATAAACCTCAACAAACCCCAAGGAACGCGGCCGAACAGGACAGCCGGTCAGCCACCCATGTTGCGCACGGCGATCGCCGCGGAGGCCCGGCGGCGCATCTCCCTTGCCCCGGCAAGATTCGCGCACGAGCTCGCGCAGGCGCAGGCGCAGGCCCAGGCCCAGACGGCCGTCCCTGAGCGGGGCGGGTTTGAGCCGTCGTGGATCCCGCTCTACAGGAGAATCTCGAGGCTGTACGGCAGGCCACCGGGGATGGTGGCGGCGGAGATGGACAAATATCTACGCAAGAGGCGCCCGCTCTCGGCGGACCAGATCGTCGCCTACGTCCGCAAGCTCCGCAAGTTCAAGAGCAACGCTTGCGCGCTCGAGGTGACCCCTTCCCCCACCCCCAATCTCCCCGCGATACGGTGGCCTGATTTGGATCGGGATGCGTTTGCGCCTTCATATATATTGCTGTTCGATGCCACATTTGACATAGTACTAGCGTATTCGTGCTGAAAGTAGTGGGTTCGGGATGAATCTCCGTTCTGCATTCTCTTTGTGGATAATTTCGATTTAAGGTCACTATTGGAATTTGGAAATGCGCTGTGCGAATTGTGCATTCCGCATTCTCGACTGAAGAATAGGACAAATACCACAATGGTAATTGTACATTTTGATTTAAGGTCAACTGATTGTGTTGCCAACCACCACAATGGTAATTTGATATCTGACGCTAACTGAAACTAGGTGCCATACTGCACATTGCTCCGGCTTCAGAGGTCAGCATTATAGGCAGGAAGGGAGTTTTGTATCAGTAATACTAACAGTGATATATGTGGTGCTGCCTGTTCTTCCTGGGAACTTTGAAGAGATGCCGCAGCTTCCTTTTCTTTCTATATATTATAGCTCCTTAGTTTTCACTTTTCGTTGTCTGATAACGTCATAGGCAATAGTATGAAAAAGATGATTGTGTGTAAGATGATTTTAGCCTCAGACTTAGACACTTGGTGCATTGAGTTGAATTTTACTGAAGTGGCTTAATAAATAAACATTAAAAGATTGGACTTAAATGACCAGTGAGTCGGTGGCTTTAGGTTCCATTACGCGTGTTGATTTAGTGCATCCATCCAGGTGCTGACGTGTAGAGGTGAGAAGCAGATGGCTGTATTTGAGAGGGATCGACAGTCAGACTTGTTATTATTTTGTAAAACAGATAGGCTACAGTCGATGTATAAGCAgttttctgtatgaaaccctggaTTTTCTGTATTTACACAAAAACTAGCAACTAGTGGGTTTGCTAAATTATAGTGTTTTTTAATTCTTGAAACAAGCTTCACTTGCTTTTGGTTGGAACTGAACAGTTTATAGATTTTAGGAATTAGCCAGTTGTAGGTGGATACAAAGTCCTGACAAGTGAGCGGCCCTAGAGCCGGGAAGGGGCTCTGAAGGGCAATTAGAGAACTAAGGACATGATAGAACTCAGAATCTCCCGTCAGACTACAACAGCCCTCCAGTTATTTATAGCAGGGGATGTCCTAGGGTTCCTTCACATTTTACCAATATGAACTGTACACGACGCACAGAAGTCATGTTCTCACGAATAACTGGTGGCACTATCGCCTATATGCACTTTCCATTTCTTGGAGTCTGGTTTCAGATGT encodes the following:
- the LOC123143572 gene encoding uncharacterized protein: MLRTAIPAAARRRISFAPARFAHELAQAQAQVQSAVPGRDGLEPSWVPLYRRISKLSHGRQPGMAAAEMTKYLRERRPLSEYQIVAYIRKLRKFKRHACALELMDWMEARGAKLTHGHQALRLDLVSKVHGIQAAEEYFWSLPDILKSRKAYSSLLNCYGEHGMAFKGLKFYEKMKAKNIVPNTLVYNSLMVLYKKAGQPEKIPSTFEEMRESGITANSFTYFSLVESYVTMNDLEAAEKVLEELQKVAPVHWSLYTLMANSYIKLELCGKAEVALKKAEEVMNKDELSSWYFLLSIYARCGNATEVKRIWESLKSTFKKCLNRSYLVMLQALSTNDDFESLQQIFQEWESSHEQYDMRITNVMIKAYLDKGMIDEAEAIRQRAMAKGRCDDRTIYIFAEFYLEKSNVTVALEILRDAKKMVTAHKWVPSKKLTSRFLKHYEESKDVDRVESFCECLRKLECLDAEAYEGMMRTYIAAAKPPINLNKPQGTRPNRTAGQPPMLRTAIAAEARRRISLAPARFAHELAQAQAQAQAQTAVPERGGFEPSWIPLYRRISRLYGRPPGMVAAEMDKYLRKRRPLSADQIVAYVRKLRKFKSNACALEWVRDESPFCILFVDNFDLRSLLEFGNALCELCIPHSRLKNRTNTTMLMDWMESRGAKLTPGHQALRLGLVSKVHGIQAAEEYFWSLPDKSKKTYSSLLNCYGEHRMASKGLELYEKMKVMDIVPNTLLYNNLMTLYQKAGQPEKIPSTFEEMRESGISANNFTYLILIESYVTMNDLEAAENVLEELQKVAPVHWSLYTMMANNYIKQELFGKAEVALKKAEEVMDKAELLSWHFLISLYARSGNSTELKRIWESLKSTFKKCSNKNYLVMLEALSMIDDFESLQQIFQEWESSNEHYDMRITNVMIKAYLDKGMIHEAEAIRQSTMSQGHCNGRTVYMFAEFYLDKSDVTAALEILRDAKKMLTAHKWVPSEKLTSRFLKHYEESKDVDGVESFCECLRKLDCLDAEAYEGMMRTYKAAGRTNPSIAQRIEDDGIHVGPETTKLLEHVSGN